CCGTACTCACGGTGAGGAGGGGCGCCGGGTGGCCGGGCCTGTGATCTTCGCCCCACGCGCGTGGCGTACGGTGCCGGTGTCAGCGACGACGAGGAGAAGGCGATGACGCACAAGGCGTTGGTCACGGGCATCGGCGGCCGGGAACCGAAGATCGACGGCGAGGCCTTCGTGGCCCCCACCGCCTCGGTGATCGGCGATGTGACGCTGGAGGCGGGGGCGAGCCTCTGGTACGGCGCCGTGGCCCGCGGCGACGTCGAGCGGATCTCCGTCGGCGCGCAGAGCAACATCCAGGACAACTGCACCCTGCACGCCGACCCGGGGTTCCCCGTCACGATCGGCCAGCGGGTGTCGGTGGGGCACAACGCGGTGGTGCACGGGGCGACGGTCGAGGACGACTGCCTGATCGGGATGGGCGCGACCGTGCTGAACGGCGCGGTGATCGGCGCGGGGTCGCTGGTGGCGGCACAGGCACTGGTCCCGCAGGGGATGCAGGTGCCGCCGGGTTCACTGGTGGCGGGCGTACCGGCGAAGGTGAGGCGTGAGCTGACGGAGGAAGAACGTCAGGGAGTCACACTGAACGGCACGCTGTACGCGGATCTGGCGAAGGCGCACAACGAAATCCACGGCTAGGCAACCCACCCAGGGGCGCGGGGCTGTATCGATCTGCGGCTACCGCCGCGTGGGCGCGACCAGCAACGCCGAACCCGCGCCCGAGGTCACTCAGAAGCCCCTACGGTCTCGGCCTCACGCACCGCGCTCTGCCCCTTCGCTGCCTTGCGCTTGAGCACCAGCATCGACGTGAGTCCGATCAGCACGGCGAGGACCAGGCCCAGCCACGAGAACCGCTTCAGCCACGACTCCGCGACGATGCCCACGTAGTAGATGACGGCCGTCGTACCGCCCGCCCAGAGGATGCCGCCGAGAACGTTGGCGATCAGGAACTTCCAGTACGGCATCCGCAGCACACCCGCCAGCGGCCCCGCGAAGATCCGCAGCAGGGCGACGAACCGGCCGAAGAAGACGGCCCACATGCCCCACTTCTCGAAGGACCGCTCCGCCGTGGCGATGTGCCCCTCGCTGAAGTGCCGGGGGAACTTCCTGCCCAGCCAGGCGAGCAGCGGCCGGCCGCCCTTGCGGCCGATCGCGTAGCCGATCGAGTCGCCGATGATCGCTCCCGCACTGGCGCAGGCGCCGAGGATGAACGGGTTGATCTCACCGTGCTGGGAGGCGAGCAGCGCGGACGAGACGAGGATGATCTCGCCCGGCAGCGGAATGCCCAGGCTCTCCAGGCCGATGACCAGGCCCACCAGCAGATAGATGCTGACCGCGGGTACGGTCTCGAGCCATTCCTGGACGTGCACGGCCGTTCCTCCCGTTGTCCTGTGCTTCCGGCGCACGCTCCTCACGAGCGTGCGCCGGGGCAGCCTACCCGTTGAGTGTGACGGTGGCGGAGTCCCACAGGTTGCACCGGTGCTCAGCGTGCACGGTCGCGCTCAAGGCGTTACCGCCGGCGGAGGCGGTCCGCAGCGAGAGCACCGACCCCGTCCCGCGCGGCATCGAGGGCTGCCCGTCCGCCCGCGGCGCTCCACCGCGGATGAAGGAACCCCAGTACTGGACCATCTGCCGCGCCAGCACCTTCTGCTCATTGTTCAGCGGGGACCGGAGGCCGAAGTGCTTGAAGAGGTACTGCACCTCGTTGACATGGGTCGCCCCGAAGTCGAAGTCGGTGCCCAGGTTGCGCAGTGAGGCGAACGGCGGGGAGGTGCGGTCGGCGAACTCGTACCCGTAGACCGGTCCGCGCCCGGCGAGCGCGCCGTCGAGCCGTAGCGCGCTGCACGCGAAGAGTGCGTCGCCGAGGGCCGTGGCATAGCCGATCGTGGGCGTCGGGTAGGCCGTGACCGGGTAGTGCCGGAGTGCCTCCTCGCCGAATTCCTCCCGCATGACCGTCGGATACCGCTCTTCCGTGAGGGGGGTCCCGCCGAGGTCGAAGCGGGCGAAGGCGAAGAGCCGGCCCTCGTCCTGGTTCGCCCCGTTCATCACCGGTACCCCGGCGGCGGCACCCCGGGCGAAGGCGTCCGACGGCTGGGTGGGCAGGAAGCGTCCACCGGCCACCGGACCCCAGTCGAACTCCCCCTGTGCGGCGAGGACTTCGGCGGCGGACTTGCCGCGCAGACAGGCGACCGTCTCGCACCCGAGCTGCCGCGCGAACGCGGCTCCCTGGGTCACGGCCGCCTCCCGCGTCCGGGCGGCGCAGTCGTCGTACGCCCCGCTCTCGATGATGCCCGCCCGGAACAGACCCTTCGCCGTGGGTGAGGCGAGCTGGGTACAGACCGAGCGGCCGCCCGCGGACTCACCGGCGATGGTGACCCGGCCCGGGTCGCCGCCGAAGCGGCCGATGTTGGCGCGCACCCAGCGCAGCGCCGCCTGCTGGTCGAGCATGCCGAAGTTGCCGGAGACCCCGTCGCGGGCCTCGTCGTCGAGACCTGCGGCGGCGAGGAACCCCATCGCTCCCAGACGGTAGTTCACGGTGACCACGACCGTGCCGGTCTGCCGGGCGAAGGTGTCGGGGACGATGTCCTGCCCGGCCCCGGCGGTGAGCCCGCCGCCGTGGAACCAGACCATGACCGAACGGCCTCCGGCGCCCTCGGGGACGTACACATTGAGGTCGAGGCAGTCCTCGGTGTGCGAGGGCTGTTCGTACCCCGGGTCCCAACTCGTCGCCTGGACACACTTGTTGCCGAAGTCCTGTGCGGTACGCACCCCCTGCCACGGCCGGACCGCTCTCGGTTCCTTCCAGCGGAGCTCGCCGACGGGCGGCTCGGCGTACGGGATGCCGAGGAACTGCCGCCCCTCGGCGGTGACTTCACCCCGCACCAGACCTGCTTGGGTACGGACGACGGGGTCGGGCGAGCCGACCGCCTGAGCGGGCGCGGGCGCCATGAGCGCGGCCACGAGTGCCGTCAGGGCGGCGGTGATCACCCCGCCCAGCTGACGCGGGGCCGATCGTCTGGAGACGGTGCCGGTCATGAGCCGTCACTCCTTCGGTGTGCGGGCACGACGTTGTGAACACATCCGGTGAGAAACGCCAGGGGCGCGGCGGGAAAACTATGACCCTTGGTGACTCGTGTCAATGAGGTGAACAAGAGACGGCCGGATGCCGACAAGAACTGAAGAAGGGGGCCGCCTCGACGAGGCGGCCCCCGGGTCAGTGAAGGAGGGATCCGACCGCGGTGACGACGGTTTCCGCGACCGGCACGTCCTGGCGGGCGCCCGGGTCCTCGGGTTCGTCCCGGTGGTCGACCTGGGCCGCGCTTGGCTCGTAGTCCCCCGCCTCGCCCGGAGCGTGGTCGTCGGGCTCCTCGGGGCGCAGCGGCGCGGCGGTGGGTGACGGCGAGGCGGTGTCCGGGAGTCGGCGATCCCCGTCCTCCTCCTCGCCCTTCTCCTTCGTCCCGCCCTTCTCCGTCTTCTCCTTCTTGTCGTCCTTCTCTTCCGTCCCGTCCTTCTGCCGCGTCTCCGCGGTGGGTCTGTCCGCCGTCTCGAACAGCCATCCCTGGTCCGCGGAGCCGTCGCGCTCGACCACTACGACATCGAGGTCCTTGTCGGGTGCGACGACCAGCCCCTTGCCCCAGCGGAGCAGGAGTTCACCGCGGACGGTGAGGTCGTACTGGATCTCACCGGAGTGCACCAGGCATCCGGCGAGAGCGACCGAACCCTCGCCGGTGTCGGCGCCGAGGCAGAGCGCGGGATCGGCGAGGCTGCGCAGCAGACCGTCGTCCTGGTACGACCACTGCTGGGACAACGCCGAGGAGCAGGCCGCCAGCACCGTCGCGGAGCCCGTCTCGGCCTTGTTCCCACGGATGTCGAGGCAGAGGTCGGCGGCGCGGCTGCGGAGTCTGCCCTGGCCGATCTCCACGGGGTCACTCGCGGAGGCGGCCGACGGGGAGCCGTCGGACGAGGGCGCCGAGTCGGGGCTGGGCACGACGTCGTTGCCGCTGGGTGCGCCCCAGGTGACGCCGGGATCGGGGACACCGTTGTCATCGGACCAGCCCTTGGTGACGAGGACGGTCGCGAGCAGGGCGAAGGAGGTCAGGCCCACGACCATCACCGCCTTGGTGTGCCGTCTCGGTGCGGCGACACGTGTGGGCCGGTGCCGGCCGCCGCGCGGACGGACGGTCGGCGCCTGGCTCGAACCGCCGCGGCCGGGCCGGGAGTCGAGATAGCGCCTGGCGCCCCAGCCGAGCACGGTCTCGGCGAGCAGCGCCTCGAGGCCGCCCTCGAAATGGCTGAGCTGTTCGGCGGCATGCCGGCAGTGGCGGCACGCCATCAGATGCTGCTGCACATCGGGGAGCAGGGCGCCACCACGGCGAATCGGGACGTCGAGGAGGCGGTTGTAGAAACCGCAGTCCTTGGAGGGCGCGAGTTCCCGGTGGGCTCGTACACAGCCTTCCCGGAATTGCTCGCGCGCCCGTTCCAGCCCGTCCGCCGCCTGGGGGATGTCGATCCCCAGCAGACCGGCCGGTACGGATATGTGCTCGGCCTCGACCTCGACATGCCACAACAGGCATTGCGAGGCACCAGGAAGGGCCTGGAATGCGCGCTCGGCGAGCTGTCGCCTTTCGGGGGTGGCGCCCCGTGCGGCGCGCAGTCCGCGGCCGCCGGTCGTTTTGCCCAGCTCCGGCAGCGCCGCGGAAATGCGATCCTGTGCGGCCCACTCCTTCACCGTGTCCCGTACGGCGGCCAGGAGTTGGGGCCGCACCGCGCCCCCGCCCGCCCGTCCGAGCACCCGGTGGAACGCCGCGGCGGCCACCAGCTCCGCCGAACCGGACGAGGAGGCCAGACAGATGACGGCGTAGTCATGAGTGGCCCGCCAGTGCCGGGCCATCAGCAGTGCGACAGCTCGGTCACCGCCCTCGGCACCGCCCAATTGGGCGACGAGATTTCGGTCGCTCTCCCCCGGAGTCGCTCCGGGTCGCGGCGGATAGGGGGGCCTTGGGGGGTATGGGGATTGCACTGAACCATTTCCTTCCAAGCCGCAGGACGGCATGGCTATTGCGCGTCCACCGGAAAGCAGGTGCGTGATTGGTGCATACCTATGTGACGTCAGGTACGGTGCGGTCATTCGGGGCGGTCACTTTCGCACACGTGAATCACAGGAAACAAGAAGTTCGAGTGACCAAAGTTCAAAACGCAGCGAATTCAGATAAGTTACCGGCGGTATCCGCACCCGCATTCGAAGTCCCGACCGGGCCGGCGCCAAGTTGTGTGTAACCAAAGACAGTTGGCACACGAAATCTCCAACTTTCGCCGCCCCGGGCCCGACACACAGCGCGCTCCCAGCTTTCTCCCCGGAAGCTCTCATCCCCGTCGGCCAGCATGGGCCGCATGATCGACCCCCACCACCCCGCCGACCCCGCGGCCCCCACCCACGGCCGCCCCGTACGCAAAGCGGTCATCCCGGCCGCCGGGCTCGGCACGCGCTTCCTGCCCGCGACCAAGGCGACGCCGAAGGAGATGCTGCCGGTCGTCGACAAGCCGGCCATCCAGTACGTCGTGGAGGAGGCGGCCGCGGCCGGTCTCGACGACGTGCTGATGATCACCGGTCGCCACAAGCGGGCCATCGAGGACCACTTCGACCACGCCTTCGAGCTGGAACAGGCCCTCGCGGCGAAGGGCGACACCGTCCGCCTCGACGCCGTGCGCGACCCGGCCCGCCTCGCCGGCATCCACCACATCCGCCAGGGCGAACCCCTCGGCCTCGGCCACGCGGTGCTGTGCGCCCGTCGCCACGTCGGCGCCGAGCCGTTCGCCGTCCTGCTCGGCGACGACCTCATCGACCCGCGCGAGACACTGCTCAGCCGGATGCTCGACGTCCGCGACAAGCACGGCGGGAGCGTCGTCGCGCTGATGGAGGTACCCCGCGAACAGATCCCTCTCTACGGCTGCGCCGCCGTGGAAAGGACGGGCGACGACGACGTCGTCCGCGTGACCGGGCTCGTGGAGAAGCCGTCGCCCGAGAACGCGCCCAGCACCTACGCGGTCATCGGCCGCTATGTCCTCGACCCCGCGGTCTTCGCCGCCCTGGAGCGCACCCCGCCCGGCCGCGGCGGCGAGATCCAACTGACCGACGCCCTCCAGGAACTCGCCGTGGGCGGCACCGTGCACGGGGTCGTCTTCGAGGGGCTGCGCTACGACACCGGCGACAAGGCGGACTACCTGCGCACGGTGGTCCGGCTGGCCTGCGACCGGCCCGATCTGGGACCCGAATTCCTCGCCTGGCTCAAGGAGTTCGTCACGGCGGCCGAGAACGGCGCAACCGGACATCGGCGGTTCGCGGCCTGATCACACACCAGGGCCCCGACCGACGGCCGGGGCCGTGCCGGGAACGCGTGGCTCAGCCGTTGGGACGCAGGGTCCAGACCACGGTCATCTCACCGGTCACCGCCCCGTCGGCACGGCGGATCTCGATCGTCACCGGGAACTCGGGGCGCTCCCCCGCGTCCAGCTCGGCGACCACGTCGGCGGCGGGGCGGCCCAGGGTCGCGGTGGCGGTGACGGCGCCCATCGCGAGCTTCTTGTACGCGATCTCCGCCTTGACGGCGAGCGGCACGGCTCGCGAGAGCTGGTCCCCGAACGCGGCGAGGACGATGGAGCCGCTGGCGGTCTCGCCGAGCGTGAACATGGCGCCGGCGTGCGGGCCGCCCACGTGGTTGTGGTACTCGCCCTGGTCCGGCAGGGACACCACGGCCCTCTCCGGCGTGGTCTCCAGGAACTCGAGATTCAGGGTCCGGGCCATGGGCACGGTGGCGGACAGCATCTCGCCGATCGACATCTGGTCTGCGCTCATGACCGGCATGTTACCCACGAGTAGCCTCGAATGACCAGGTCGGTGTGATGATCGTCGTATCCTTGCCGCCCATGTGGCCAGGAGAGCGACCGCCGGGGGGCGGAACGAATCCGCAGCAGGACGCGAACCCCTATCAGCAGCCGGGATATCAGCAACCCAACCCGTACACCGCGCAACCGCCGCCCGCGCCGGACGACGGGAACCGGCGTACGAGAACCGTCGCCCTCGCCGCGACCGCGGCCGTCGTGATCGCCGCCCTGGTGACCGGCGCCGTGCTCCTCGGGGGCGGCAGCGACGACGAGACGGCACCGGACCCGGCGCGCTCCTCGGCCTCGCCGACCGCGTCCGACGGCCGGAAGCCGACCGTGGACGGCTGGAAGGCCGTGGTCAACACGGACCTCGGTGTCGCCTTCGACGTTCCGGCGGACTGGGCGCTGGAGTCGAGGGACTGGGTGTCCTACGTCGCGGAGGACGACGATCCCGACGAGACACCGCTGGTGGCCATGAAGGGCCCCGCCGTCCTCAAGGCGCAGTGGTGCACCTCGGACGACGACAAGGACGGCAGGACCGACGACACCCCGTTGGCGAGCGCCGGATCACGGGGCAACAACGGCGCGCGGAGCACCGAGGAGATCGCCCGCGCCGACTCCGCGGCCTGGGTCTACGGCATGTACACCCAGCCGGACAGGAAGAAGGTGACCACCGCTCCCGCCGCCTCCTTCACCACCGCGTCGGGCCTGACCGGCAGCGTCGCCACGTCGGAGTCCGCCGGGGTCGAGCGGCAGGACAAGTGCGACACGGACGGCAAGGCGACGACCTTCGCCTTCAAGAACGCCGAGGGTGACTTCGCGTCGTGGTCGTTCTTCGGCGCCGCGGGCGTCGACGAGGAGGTTCCGCAGGTCACGGTCGAGAAGATCTTGAGCACGGTACGCGTGTTCACGCCCGAGGAGTCCTGACTTGCTACGTCCCTGACAAGGGGCGGTGACCGAATCGATGCACGGACGCCACTAAGGTGACTGCCCATGTGGCCAGGACAGCAGCCGCCCGGGGGCGAGCAGAACCCGCAGGACCAGAACAACCCGTACCAGCAGCCGGGGTACCAGCAACCCAATCCGTACCAACAGCCCGGCTATCAGCAGGCCAACCCCTACGGGCAGCAGACCCAGTGGGACACGCCCCAGCCGCCGCAGCCCGGAGGTCCGGGTGGCGGCGGTGGCAACCGTACGAAGATCACGGCGATCGTGGCCGCCCTGGCCGTCGTCGTGGCCGCCGGTGTGACCGGCTTCCTCGTCCTCGGCGGTGACAAGGACGACGAGGCGGGCGGCGGCTCGGACAAGCAGACCGGCCAGAGCGCGCCGCCGTCGAAGTCCGCCTCGACCGATCCGTCCGAGTCGTCCTCCGGCTCGGACGACAACCCGCGCGGCGGCGAGGAGGAGAAGGCGACGATCGACGGCTGGAAGGTCGTCATCAACCCCAAGTGGGGCACGGCCTTCGACGTCCCGGCGGACTGGAAGGTCGAGTCGCCGGGCATGCTCATCGGCTTCGAGGAGGACGACGCCAAGGCCGGCGACAAGCCCATCATCACCATGTCGGCACCGGCGTACCTCAAGGAACAGTGGTGCACCTCCGACGACGACAAGAACGGTGACAAGGACGAGACCGCCCTCGCCACCGCGGGCACCAAGGGCGCGAACGGCGCCAAGAGCACCGACGAGGTGGCCGTCAACCAGGTCGCGTGGTGGGTGTACGGCGGCTACACGCAGCCGGACAAGAAGAGCATCACGTTCGACGAGAAGGCGAAGGCGTTCACGACGACGTCGGGCGTCAAGGGCAGCGTCGCCTGGGCCCGTTCGAAGAACACGCCCCAAAAGGGCAAGTGCGCGAGCGACGGCAAGGCGGTCACGTTCGGGTTCAAGAACTCCGCCGGTGACTTCGTGGCGTTCAGTCTGTACGGGGCCACGGGTGTCGACGACGAGCTCCCGGACGCGACGATCACGAAGATCCTGAGCACGGTCCGGCTGCACGGCGAGCCGACGGGCTGAGCCCCCGGGGAGGCCGCCGCTTCGCGGATGCGTGGAGCACCGGCCTCCCCGCCCCCCTGGGGTGATCGGCCATGCGGCCAGAACAGCGGCCGCCCGGGGGCGAGCAGACCCCGTACCAGCAGCCCACCCCGTCCACGGGCTGACCGGCAGGCCGTCGGCCGGGAATGCGTTTGGCAAGCCGGGTTCGGACCGGGGATAGTCGGCCGGTGACCTCCGCCGACGCCCCGATACGCCGCCGCAGACCCGACTGGGCCGGCCGCAACTACAGTCTGCTGACCGCCTCGGCGGTCGTCACCGGCCTCGGCAGCCACGGCGCGCTGATCGCCGCCGCGTTCGCCGTCCTGGAGACCGGAGGCGACGGCGGGGACGTGGGACTCGTGGCCGCCGCGCGGACGCTGCCGCTGGTGGTGTTCCTGCTGATCGGCGGCGCGATCGCGGACCGGCTCCCCCGGCACCGGGTGATGGTCGCGGCGAACGCCCTCAACTGTGTGTCGCAGGGTGTCTTCGCGGTGCTCGTCCTCGCCGGGGATCCGCAGCTGTGGCAGATGATGCTGCTCACCGCGCTGGGCGGCACCGGTCAGGCGTTCCTCAGCCCGGCGGCCGAGGGCATGCTGATGTCCTCGGTCTCCGGCGAGCAGGCGAGCCGGGCCTTCGCGGTGTTCCGGATGGCGATGCAGGGGGCGACCGTCGGCGGGGCCGCGCTGGGCGGCGCGATGGTCGCCGCGATCGGCCCGGGCTGGGTGCTGGCGGCGGACGCGGCGGCGTTCGCGGTGGCCGGAGCCCTGCGCGCCTTCCTCGACGTGAGCCATATCGCGCCACGCGTGCCGGGCGGCGGCCTGCTCGCAGACCTGCGGGAGGGCTGGCGGGAGTTCAGCGGCCGGCCGTGGCTGTGGGGCATCGTCGTGCAGTTCTCGATCGCGAACGCGGTCGTGGCCGCCGCCGACGCGGTCTACGGCCCGCTGGTCGCCCGCGACCATCTGGGCGGGGCGGGCCCCTGGGGTCTGGCCCTGGGCTTCTTCGGCGCGGGCACGGTCGCCGGCGCCCTGCTGATGACCCGCTGGAAGCCACGCCGCCTGCTGCTCTGGGGCACCCTCGGCGTCTTCCCCCTGGCCCTCCCCTCGGCCGCCCTCGCGGTGCCCACGTCGGCCGGGGTCCTGTGCGCGGTGATGTTCCTGACCGGCGTGACGGTGGAGGTCTTCGGGGTGAGCTGGATGACCGCCCTCCATCAGGAGATCCCGGAGGACAAGCTCTCCCGGGTCTCGGCCTACGACTGGTTCGGCTCCGTCGCGATGGTGCCGCTGGCGACCGCGCTGGCCGGTCCGGCGGAGTCGGCCTTCGGCCGCTCCCACGCGCTGTGGGGCTGTGCGGCGCTGGTCGTGGTGGTGACCGCGGCGGTGCTGTGCGTACCGGACGTGCGCAACCTCAGACGGCGGAGCAAGCCGGTGGCGCGGTCCGCCGCGGTCGGCTCAGCCGATGCCGAACGCCCCGTCGGGGGGCTCGGGTGACGGCACGGCGTCCTCGTCCCGCACGGGCCGCGCACCGCCGGTGAAGTCCCGCAGGTCGGCCCCGTGCCGGACCCGGGCGGGGAAGGCGTCGGAGGCGGTGAGCCGGGCGAGCGCGGCCGTGTCGAAGGGCTCCCGGGCGGCGACCACCACGGCGTTCCCGAACCGCCGGCCCCGCAGCACCCCCGGCTCGGCGATCAGCGCGAGCTCCGGGAACACCGTGCCCAGGGTGGCGAGTTGGGAGCGCAGGAAGGCGAAGGGCGCCGCGTCGGCGAGGTTGGCCAGATAGACGCCGCCGTCGCGCAGCACCCGGCCGGCCTCCCGGGCGTACCCGAGGGAGGTGAGGTGCGCGGGCACCCGCGAGCCTCCGAAGACATCGGCGACCAGCACGTCCGCGGAGTCGGCCGGAGCCGCCTCCAGCCACGCCCGCGCGTCGGCGCCGTGCAGGGCGATCGAGGCCCCGTCGGGCAAGGGCAGATGCTCCACGACCAACCGCAGCAGCTCCTGATCGGCCTCCACGACGTCCTGCCGGGACCCGGGCCGGGTGGCGGCGAGGTAGCGCGGCAGCGTCAGCGCCCCGCCCCCGAGGTGCAGCACGTCCAGGGGCCGCCCCGCCTCCGCGACGGTGTCCAGCACATGCCCGAGCCGACGGGCGTACTCGAACTCCAGATGCGTCGGCTCGTCCAGATCGACGTACGACTGGGGCGCCCCGTCGACGGTGAGCAGCCAGGCCCGCGCACGATCGACGTCGGGCATGAGCTTGGCGAACCCGTGATCGACAACACGGGCGACGGGGATGGGCTCGGTCACCCGGTCATTGTGCCGGTGACCCTGCTGTCCAGGGGCGGCGGGGGCGCGCCCCCGAAGGGGCGCGGGGAACCGCGCGACCGGCCACGCCGGCCCCGCGGTCCCCCACACATCAGCCGCCCTCACACGACGGCTGTCACGGTCCCCGCACCGACGGTCCGACCACCCTCACGGATGGCGAATCCGAGCCCGGGCTCCAGCGGCACGTCCCGCCCCAGCTCGACGGTCATGCTGACCGTCTCCCCGGGCCGGGCGACCGCCACCTCACCCAGGTCGACGTCGCCGACCACATCCGCCGTACGGATGTAGAACTGCGGCCGATACCCCGTCGACACCGGCGTCGTGCGGCCTCCCTCACGAGCGGACAGCACATACACCTGCGCCGAGAACCGCCGTCGCGGCTCCACGCTGCCCGGCGCGGCCACCACATGCCCACGCCGTACGGCGTCCCGGGGAACGCCGCGCAGGAGCAACGCCACGTTGTCCCCGGCCTGTGCCTCGTCCATGGGCTTGCCGAAGGTCTCCACCCCGGTGACCACCGTGTCCACGGCGGCCCCGAGCACGTCGACCCGGTCGCCCACCCGGACCGTGCCCCGCTCCACCGCACCGGTGACGACCGTGCCGCGGCCGGTGATGGTGAGCACGTTCTCCACCGGCAACAGGAACGGCGCGTCCAAGTACCGCTCCGGCATGGGCACATACGTGTCCACCGCGTCGAGCAGCGCGTCGATGGACGCCGTCCACCGCGGGTCGCCCTCCAGCGCCTTGAGCCCGGAGACCCGTACGACAGGCACCGCGTCGCCGCCGTACCCGTGTGTGGTGAGCAGGTCGCGGACCTCCAGCTCGACGAGTTCCACGAGCTCGTCGTCCGCCGCGTCGGCCTTGTTCAGGGCGACGACCACGTGGTCCACGCCCACCTGCCGGGCGAGCAGCACGTGTTCGGCGGTCTGCGGCATGATCCCGTCGAGCGCGGAGACGACGAGGATCGCCCCGTCGAGCTGCGCGGCGCCGGTGACCATGTTCTTGACGTAGTCGGCGTGGCCCGGCATGTCCACGTGCGCGTAGTGCCGGGTGTCGGTCTCGTACTCGACGTGCGCGATGTTGATGGTGATGCCGCGCGCGGCCTCCTCCGGAGCCCGGTCGATGCGGTCGAACGGGACGAAGGTGCCGGTGCCGCGGTCGGCGAGGACCTTGGTGATGGCGGCGGTCAGGGTGGTCTTGCCGTGGTCGACGTGGCCCATGGTGCCGATGTTGAGATGCGGTTTGGTGCGCACGTATGCCGTCTTGGGCATGGCGATTCCTCGAAGCCTCTTCGTTGGTGACGGGGACCCCGGGGAACTGGCCGACCCTCCCCCTGCGGGGTCCGCCGGACAATCCGGAGAGGGTCAGCTTCGGGCGCCGTCGACAGCGGCCAGGAAGATTTCAACGGCAGCCTTCGGTGCATCCGCGACTGCGGATGCTGCGAAGAGGAAGGCGTGCCGGAACATGAGGCCGATCATTGCCGACACCCCGCCCGGAGTCGAATGGTTTTTCGAGCTACGGGATGTCAGGCGCCGATGTTCTTGAGGGCTTCCCGCACCGACAGCGGCGCGAAGCGGCCCTTCTCCCGGGCGAGGAAGGCCCGTACGGCCTCCGGGTCGGTCTTGGCGTACTCGCGCAGCGCCCAGCCGATCGCCTTGCGGATGAAGAAGTCGGGGTGCCCGGACTGGCGCAGGCAGTAGGTGAACAGGCGGTCGGCGTCGGTGTGTTCTTTGTAACGCAGTTGGTGGAGCAGGGCGGTGCGGGCGATCCACAGGTCGTCGTCCACGATCCAGGCGTCCATGTCGGCCGCGAGTTTCGGGTCGGCGGTCACCATCGCGCCGACGACGTGCGCAGCGAGCAGGTCGACGGTGTCCCACCAGGGGACCGTCGAGACGAGGTGCCGGGCCACCGGCAGGAAGCCGGACGGGAGCACGCG
Above is a window of Streptomyces sp. NBC_00490 DNA encoding:
- a CDS encoding carboxylesterase/lipase family protein; the protein is MTGTVSRRSAPRQLGGVITAALTALVAALMAPAPAQAVGSPDPVVRTQAGLVRGEVTAEGRQFLGIPYAEPPVGELRWKEPRAVRPWQGVRTAQDFGNKCVQATSWDPGYEQPSHTEDCLDLNVYVPEGAGGRSVMVWFHGGGLTAGAGQDIVPDTFARQTGTVVVTVNYRLGAMGFLAAAGLDDEARDGVSGNFGMLDQQAALRWVRANIGRFGGDPGRVTIAGESAGGRSVCTQLASPTAKGLFRAGIIESGAYDDCAARTREAAVTQGAAFARQLGCETVACLRGKSAAEVLAAQGEFDWGPVAGGRFLPTQPSDAFARGAAAGVPVMNGANQDEGRLFAFARFDLGGTPLTEERYPTVMREEFGEEALRHYPVTAYPTPTIGYATALGDALFACSALRLDGALAGRGPVYGYEFADRTSPPFASLRNLGTDFDFGATHVNEVQYLFKHFGLRSPLNNEQKVLARQMVQYWGSFIRGGAPRADGQPSMPRGTGSVLSLRTASAGGNALSATVHAEHRCNLWDSATVTLNG
- a CDS encoding DedA family protein; the protein is MHVQEWLETVPAVSIYLLVGLVIGLESLGIPLPGEIILVSSALLASQHGEINPFILGACASAGAIIGDSIGYAIGRKGGRPLLAWLGRKFPRHFSEGHIATAERSFEKWGMWAVFFGRFVALLRIFAGPLAGVLRMPYWKFLIANVLGGILWAGGTTAVIYYVGIVAESWLKRFSWLGLVLAVLIGLTSMLVLKRKAAKGQSAVREAETVGASE
- a CDS encoding gamma carbonic anhydrase family protein; protein product: MTHKALVTGIGGREPKIDGEAFVAPTASVIGDVTLEAGASLWYGAVARGDVERISVGAQSNIQDNCTLHADPGFPVTIGQRVSVGHNAVVHGATVEDDCLIGMGATVLNGAVIGAGSLVAAQALVPQGMQVPPGSLVAGVPAKVRRELTEEERQGVTLNGTLYADLAKAHNEIHG
- a CDS encoding MFS transporter, yielding MRLASRVRTGDSRPVTSADAPIRRRRPDWAGRNYSLLTASAVVTGLGSHGALIAAAFAVLETGGDGGDVGLVAAARTLPLVVFLLIGGAIADRLPRHRVMVAANALNCVSQGVFAVLVLAGDPQLWQMMLLTALGGTGQAFLSPAAEGMLMSSVSGEQASRAFAVFRMAMQGATVGGAALGGAMVAAIGPGWVLAADAAAFAVAGALRAFLDVSHIAPRVPGGGLLADLREGWREFSGRPWLWGIVVQFSIANAVVAAADAVYGPLVARDHLGGAGPWGLALGFFGAGTVAGALLMTRWKPRRLLLWGTLGVFPLALPSAALAVPTSAGVLCAVMFLTGVTVEVFGVSWMTALHQEIPEDKLSRVSAYDWFGSVAMVPLATALAGPAESAFGRSHALWGCAALVVVVTAAVLCVPDVRNLRRRSKPVARSAAVGSADAERPVGGLG
- the galU gene encoding UTP--glucose-1-phosphate uridylyltransferase GalU, which codes for MIDPHHPADPAAPTHGRPVRKAVIPAAGLGTRFLPATKATPKEMLPVVDKPAIQYVVEEAAAAGLDDVLMITGRHKRAIEDHFDHAFELEQALAAKGDTVRLDAVRDPARLAGIHHIRQGEPLGLGHAVLCARRHVGAEPFAVLLGDDLIDPRETLLSRMLDVRDKHGGSVVALMEVPREQIPLYGCAAVERTGDDDVVRVTGLVEKPSPENAPSTYAVIGRYVLDPAVFAALERTPPGRGGEIQLTDALQELAVGGTVHGVVFEGLRYDTGDKADYLRTVVRLACDRPDLGPEFLAWLKEFVTAAENGATGHRRFAA
- a CDS encoding RICIN domain-containing protein, with translation MGGAEGGDRAVALLMARHWRATHDYAVICLASSSGSAELVAAAAFHRVLGRAGGGAVRPQLLAAVRDTVKEWAAQDRISAALPELGKTTGGRGLRAARGATPERRQLAERAFQALPGASQCLLWHVEVEAEHISVPAGLLGIDIPQAADGLERAREQFREGCVRAHRELAPSKDCGFYNRLLDVPIRRGGALLPDVQQHLMACRHCRHAAEQLSHFEGGLEALLAETVLGWGARRYLDSRPGRGGSSQAPTVRPRGGRHRPTRVAAPRRHTKAVMVVGLTSFALLATVLVTKGWSDDNGVPDPGVTWGAPSGNDVVPSPDSAPSSDGSPSAASASDPVEIGQGRLRSRAADLCLDIRGNKAETGSATVLAACSSALSQQWSYQDDGLLRSLADPALCLGADTGEGSVALAGCLVHSGEIQYDLTVRGELLLRWGKGLVVAPDKDLDVVVVERDGSADQGWLFETADRPTAETRQKDGTEEKDDKKEKTEKGGTKEKGEEEDGDRRLPDTASPSPTAAPLRPEEPDDHAPGEAGDYEPSAAQVDHRDEPEDPGARQDVPVAETVVTAVGSLLH
- a CDS encoding DUF4442 domain-containing protein; the encoded protein is MSADQMSIGEMLSATVPMARTLNLEFLETTPERAVVSLPDQGEYHNHVGGPHAGAMFTLGETASGSIVLAAFGDQLSRAVPLAVKAEIAYKKLAMGAVTATATLGRPAADVVAELDAGERPEFPVTIEIRRADGAVTGEMTVVWTLRPNG